The Quatrionicoccus australiensis nucleotide sequence ATGAGCCACATCGACCAGCCGCTGCGGGACGGCGACGGCAAGACACTGGCCAACTTCACCCGCGTCGAAACCTTCGGTTACCCGGTCATGGGCTGGACGCGCGGCATCATCGATACGGATTCGCCAACGCTGTTCCGCTTCGAAGCCCAAGCCTGGACTTCACAGAAATAAAAAAAGCGCAGATCGCTCTGCGCCTTTTTTCCGGGAAACTGCCTGAAACTCAGTGGCAGTCTTCTTCGTCATCACCACCATGGACGTGGCCGTGTTCGAGTTCTTCTGCGCTGGCCGGACGAATCGAGGTCACGGTGCAGGTGAAGACCAGGGCCATGCCGGCCAGCGGGTGATTGCCGTCGAGAACAACCTTGTCATCGGCAATATCGGTCACCCGGTAGATGATGAAGTCTTCTTCATTGCCGTCTTCGGCGCCACCTTCGAACTGCATGCCAACCTGCAGCTCTTTCGGGAAATCCTTGCGCGGCTCGATCTGCACCATTTCGGCATCGTAGTCGCCGAAAGCTTCGTCAGGTTGCAGCTTGACCTTGACCGACTCGCCGACGGCCTTGCCCTGCAGGGCTTCCTCGATTTTCGGGAAAATGTCGTCGTAACCGCCGTGCAGATAAACGAGCGGCTCGCGGCCTTCGTCCACCACTTCGCCATCCGGATCGGTGACATGGTAGTCGAGGGTGATGACGGTATTTCTGGCGACCAGGGTATTCATGAATTCAGTTCCTTGACCAGGCGCAGCACTTCCAGTGCGTGACCCTTGTAATTGACGTTGTAGAGCGCATGGCGAATGATGCCCGTGCGGTCGATGATGAAGGTGGAACGGACGATGCCGTATTTTTTGTGGCCATCCACCTCTTTGGCCTGCCAGACACCGTACTGCTTGCAGACGGCACCATCGGCATCCGACAGCAATTCCAGACCGATGCCTTCCTTGTCGCGAAACTCGGCGTGTTTCA carries:
- a CDS encoding peroxiredoxin produces the protein MLLKVGERAPAFALPDADMETVDLANFQGKKHLVLFFYPKDGTPCCIKEVTDFSDHEGDFERQDCLLLGVNRDECLKHAEFRDKEGIGLELLSDADGAVCKQYGVWQAKEVDGHKKYGIVRSTFIIDRTGIIRHALYNVNYKGHALEVLRLVKELNS
- a CDS encoding FKBP-type peptidyl-prolyl cis-trans isomerase, translated to MNTLVARNTVITLDYHVTDPDGEVVDEGREPLVYLHGGYDDIFPKIEEALQGKAVGESVKVKLQPDEAFGDYDAEMVQIEPRKDFPKELQVGMQFEGGAEDGNEEDFIIYRVTDIADDKVVLDGNHPLAGMALVFTCTVTSIRPASAEELEHGHVHGGDDEEDCH